From the Ignavibacteriales bacterium genome, the window GACTACGCAGGGGGAGTACTCGACGGTAAAAAGATAAAGATGGTGATACCGGGCGGAAGTTCGATGCCGCCGCTCACTCCAAAAGAGTGTGAGGACATCGATATGGATAATGAGAGTCTGAAGGCAATAGGTTCGGCTATTGGAACAGGCGGAATTATTGTAATGAATGAAGATACTGACCTTGTTGAAGTGCTGACGAGGATAACACACTTTTATTATCATGAGTCATGCGGACAATGTACACCGTGCAGAGAAGGATGCGGATGGATGCTGAGGGTATTAGAAAGGATAGAAGCTGGAATGGGAAGAAAGAGTGATCTGGATCTGCTGGTTTCAGTTGCAAAGAATATTGAAGGAAATACAATATGCGCACTCGGCGAGGCAGCAGCTTGGCCGGTGAAATTTACAATAAACAAGTTTTACGATGAGTTTGCTGCAAAGATAGTTCCGGATGAAAAAGATCTTCCTACAATGAACAAAGTACATGGTCTGAAGCACTCTTCCCAATATGAAGTCCTGAGAAATGATAAAGAGCAGGAGATAGTCGAAGAAATGATTGGAAAGGTGAGAGAAAACGTGAAAGAGAAAAGAAGTACAATATAGATTTTAATCAGAAATAAAAAAACCCCGCTTTTGCGGGGTTTTTTGTTTGATATGGCTCTAAGATTACCGTCTTCCTAATTTTACTTTTAGAGTTACTTCCTTTCCGTCTCTCAATACAATGAAGTCTACTTCTTCATCCGGCTTATACATTCCCATAGCATACATAAAGTCATAAATGTTTTCGACATCTTTTTCACCGAACTTAATAATAATATCGCCTGCCTGCATACCACCCTGGTCGGCGGGACCTCCCTCCTGTACCCCGGATAATTTCATACCCTTGCCGTCGTATGCATAGTCGGGAATCGTACCGACATGTACCCTGACATTACCCATTGGCTGGGTTTCCTTGTTGTCTTCGGGAGCTTTGGTAAATTCCGGCTTAGTGGTTTCATTATCAATCTCGGCAGCTATATCATACATCAGGTTTAGAACTTTAGCTTCTCCGTCATAATCCAGCTTTTCATAAGTATCGCTTGGTTTATGATAATCTTCGTGTGAACCTGTGAATACGTGGATAGATGGAACATTATGCGCGTAGAAGCTTGCATGGTCCGATCTTCCAAACCCTGCCGGATCATATGTTATGTCAAAATTATAATTTTTGTTAATATTGTTGATCATAGTTTCCCATATTGGAGAAGAGCCTGTACCATAGATAACTAGTTTGTCATCCTTAAGCCTTCCGATCATATCCATATTGAGCATGGCAATGATGTTCATATCTTTAAATTTCTCGGAATTAGTAAAGTATGACGAGCCAAGAAGTCCTGCTTCTTCACCGGAAAAGAGCATGAACACTATGTCATGTTTTAATGTGTTCTTTATCGAGGTAAATTTTTGCGCAAGTTCCAGTACCCCTGCATCCCCTGACGCGTTATCGTCAGCACCATGATGAATCTGTTTGTCTGTGCCTGTGTAGAGTGACCCGTATTCACCGTAACCAAGGTGGTCATAGTGAGCCCCAATTACGATTGCTTCATCCTTTGCAGTCGGATCATTTCCTTCCAGGATGCCAATGATATTACCCGTAGTTACAGTTCGGGGTTCAACATCAGCAGTTATGTTTACAGTTACATCGGGAATGTCAAATGATGAAGGCGCACCGCTATCATTAATTTGTTTTTGGATTCCGGCAATATTTTTCCCTGTAGGGGCAAGTATTTTATCAAGAGTGTTTCTTGTTATGTTAATAACCGGGATGCCTGCGTCCTTATATGCGTTTGAGAAAGAGAGTGCAACAAGTCCATCTTCTTCATCATCGAGAGGTCCTGTCACGAAGATAATTCCGGCGGCCTTTTTCTCTTTTGCGGTGATGGTCTTAACGATTAAAGGTGCATATTGCTGTAGAGTTTGGTTATGGGGATCATTAGAATAGGGAGTATATCTCATAATAACAACAATCTTGCCATCGACGTTAATGTCCTTATAGTCATCATACCCGCTAGACTCCGCGCTGATTCCATAGCCCACGAAAACCAGATTACCGCTCACGGTAGTATTCTGTGTAAAGCCCATTGGTGTGAAGTCATGCCCAACTGTGAAGGATTCATCTTTCCCGTTTATGTCTGCCGAGAAGCTGTTATTTGTACCCAGGTCAACAGATGTGATCATCTCGAAATTCTGAATAAAAGTGCCGTTATCACCAGCCGGTTTTATACCATATGATTTGAACTGCTCGATTATATAGTCCTCGGCCTTTTGCATGCCGGGTGTTCCGGGGAATCTGCCGGCGAGTTCATCAGAAGAAAGATACTTAACATGTTCCTTTAGTTCACCGGAGGTAATCTCGGTATTTGGATCACCACCAAATCCAAACGAAATGGTAGCAATAATAAATGAAGCTACAAATAAACTAAATTTTTTAAACATTTTCTTTACCTGCAATTTGTTATTTAACAACAGTCATTTTTTTTGTTTCAGTAAAGTCATTAGTCTCCAACCTATAAAAATAGATTCCGCTTGATGCATTATTAACATTGTACGTAACTTCGTATGTACCAGCTGTGAGCTCAGAATGAACAAGCTGTTTAACCTCTCGTCCAAGCATATCGATAACTGTTAGCTTCACGTAGCCGGTTTTTGGCACTGAAAACCTAATATTAGTTGACGGGTTGAACGGATTTGGGTAATTCTGCTCAAGGGAGTATGATTTTGGTATAGTTGTGCTAATATTATTTAACGAGGATAATACATCAATCTCATATACTCCACGCCCATGAGTACCAAGTCTTAATTTATTTATCCCGGAATGATAATCCAGATGCATAGCTACAGTATTAGGTAAACCGTTAGCTAATTCAATCCACGATGCTCCCCAGTTATCTGTCATAAATACTCCGACATCCATGGCAACGAGGTATGTACTTGTTGAAGTACCAGGGTAGTAAATCAGACCGTCATTTGTTGGTGAATCCGGTAGATTACCACTTATATTTGACCATGACAAACCACCGTTTGTGGTCTTATATATTTTCCCGGCACCGAATCCGGAGTATGTTAAAATAGCAACATTGGACGAATCAGGGTGTATACTGACACTTGTTATGGTTCTGCCCGGGAGTCCGGCTGTCACATTAGTGAAATTATAACCTCCGTCTGTAGATCTATATACTGTACTACCCGATGTTGCATACAATATGAGGGGATTGGATTTCGATATTGCCATTTCCCTGATGACACCGCTGGTACCGTTTGAGATAGCAGTCCAGCTCGATGCAGAATTTGTAGTCTTAAAAACCTGTTGCCTGGCAGTATAAAATATACCAGCCGAGTCCGGGTGTGAAAGTATAGGACCAACCCATGCAGCCGATCCGGATAATCCTCCTGTGCCGTTTGACCATGAAGCTCCACCATTTATAGATCTTTGGATACCATTATTCTGACTTTCGCCAAGTATCTGCAGATTATTTTGCTGGTTAAAGCAAACCTCGCCACCGTCACCGCCAAAAGCTGCGCTCCAATTAATTGTACCGGTAGTCCTTTGCGTTCCATTATCTTGCGTTCCTCCCATAATGAAGGAGCTATTTGAAG encodes:
- a CDS encoding M28 family peptidase; its protein translation is MFKKFSLFVASFIIATISFGFGGDPNTEITSGELKEHVKYLSSDELAGRFPGTPGMQKAEDYIIEQFKSYGIKPAGDNGTFIQNFEMITSVDLGTNNSFSADINGKDESFTVGHDFTPMGFTQNTTVSGNLVFVGYGISAESSGYDDYKDINVDGKIVVIMRYTPYSNDPHNQTLQQYAPLIVKTITAKEKKAAGIIFVTGPLDDEEDGLVALSFSNAYKDAGIPVINITRNTLDKILAPTGKNIAGIQKQINDSGAPSSFDIPDVTVNITADVEPRTVTTGNIIGILEGNDPTAKDEAIVIGAHYDHLGYGEYGSLYTGTDKQIHHGADDNASGDAGVLELAQKFTSIKNTLKHDIVFMLFSGEEAGLLGSSYFTNSEKFKDMNIIAMLNMDMIGRLKDDKLVIYGTGSSPIWETMINNINKNYNFDITYDPAGFGRSDHASFYAHNVPSIHVFTGSHEDYHKPSDTYEKLDYDGEAKVLNLMYDIAAEIDNETTKPEFTKAPEDNKETQPMGNVRVHVGTIPDYAYDGKGMKLSGVQEGGPADQGGMQAGDIIIKFGEKDVENIYDFMYAMGMYKPDEEVDFIVLRDGKEVTLKVKLGRR